One part of the Pirellulales bacterium genome encodes these proteins:
- a CDS encoding WD40 repeat domain-containing protein, with translation MSRMTRGNFLGLCAAACLVAECGSVWSTVHADQALPQVLPRLTIQHLAELPADRAPVVTGVALSPDLQTLATAGDDHIVRLWNLADGQLHHTLKSHTDWVRGTVFHPAGQILATAGDDRQVRLWQVNDGQLLKTLPAHPLAIRSVGFCPAGNELAAAGFAQDVRIYDVTTGNLNQQFAAASEDLRAVAFSRDGSTLAAGGRDGRLQLWRLSPPSPGPVVIAHTRRLRAMAFSPSGAYLATAGDDQQLQIWNLAAGMQANPQPIKITIRGSKIMALAWCGEKSLAAGGSDNLIHLFDTATQSELAILRGHTGTIAALAADDAGRLLVSGSFDTTARVWNMDQILAGSTTAQVSPRPAIVDPLEAPAGTTGVLPPGNSSFPPVNTGAGEGAFPEVPATSQGKTPPRQSRLPSAYK, from the coding sequence ATGTCACGGATGACTCGCGGAAATTTTCTGGGCCTCTGTGCCGCGGCATGTCTGGTGGCGGAGTGCGGCAGCGTCTGGTCCACCGTTCACGCGGATCAGGCATTACCCCAGGTCCTGCCCCGCCTGACGATCCAGCATCTGGCGGAACTTCCCGCCGACCGCGCGCCGGTGGTGACGGGTGTGGCGCTTTCCCCCGATCTGCAAACCTTGGCCACGGCTGGCGATGATCATATTGTCCGGTTGTGGAATCTGGCCGATGGGCAACTGCACCATACGTTAAAGTCGCATACCGATTGGGTGCGGGGCACGGTCTTTCACCCCGCTGGGCAAATCCTGGCCACCGCCGGGGACGACCGCCAAGTTCGCCTGTGGCAAGTAAACGATGGCCAACTGTTAAAAACATTGCCCGCGCATCCCCTGGCCATTCGTAGCGTGGGTTTTTGCCCTGCCGGAAATGAACTCGCCGCCGCCGGTTTTGCCCAGGATGTCCGCATTTATGATGTGACCACCGGCAACCTGAATCAGCAATTTGCCGCCGCTAGCGAGGATCTGCGGGCGGTGGCTTTTTCCCGCGATGGATCAACGTTGGCCGCCGGGGGTCGCGACGGACGCTTGCAATTGTGGCGGCTTTCTCCGCCATCTCCGGGGCCGGTGGTTATCGCCCACACGCGGCGTCTGCGGGCAATGGCATTTTCGCCTTCGGGGGCATATTTAGCCACCGCCGGCGACGATCAGCAACTGCAAATTTGGAACTTGGCCGCGGGAATGCAGGCCAACCCCCAACCGATAAAAATCACCATTCGCGGCAGTAAAATCATGGCCCTAGCCTGGTGCGGAGAAAAATCGCTCGCCGCTGGGGGGAGCGATAACCTGATCCATCTATTTGACACCGCCACCCAGAGTGAGCTGGCAATCCTGCGCGGACATACCGGCACGATTGCGGCCTTAGCCGCCGATGACGCGGGCCGTTTGCTGGTTTCCGGCAGTTTTGACACCACCGCGCGGGTGTGGAATATGGATCAAATCCTGGCTGGTTCCACCACCGCGCAGGTCTCACCCCGACCCGCAATCGTGGACCCGTTGGAAGCTCCCGCGGGGACAACAGGTGTCTTGCCGCCGGGCAATTCAAGTTTTCCGCCAGTGAATACCGGCGCCGGGGAAGGGGCTTTTCCCGAGGTTCCGGCGACTTCCCAGGGAAAAACACCGCCGCGCCAGTCGCGCTTGCCAAGTGCTTATAAATAA
- a CDS encoding class II aldolase/adducin family protein, which produces MHATQWLPPCDQLLSVMQRIYQFRMTTTSGGNLSVVDDTGQIWITPARVDKGSLRRTDMVCVRPGGESIGLHPPSSELPFHQAIYAARPDLRAIVHAHPTSLVAFSMTRQTPDTRLFPQAHQVCGQPGFAPYGLPGSRQLGQNIAHAFMTATADQTLPTCVVLENHGVVVGGSTLAQAFERFEALEFAAKTIIQARQLGTMHHLTATQLAESAARRSDFCPANFPPPGAEELELRRELCEFTRRGVRQRLLISTEGSFSARLDEERFVITPSQRDRYELQPADLVLVRGNTAAAGQYPSRASRLHQSIYRQHAEVRAIVLAHPVHATAYSVTHEALDARTIPESYIFLRDVRRIAYGPHFGAGTAVAEVVGPQQPAAIIDNDGVLVLGKSVLDAFDRLEVLETTAEALIHSRALGPVTVMGDTVIEELRRVFLGG; this is translated from the coding sequence ATGCACGCAACCCAGTGGCTTCCCCCGTGCGATCAGCTTTTATCCGTCATGCAGCGGATTTACCAGTTTCGCATGACCACCACGTCGGGGGGAAATCTCTCTGTCGTGGATGATACGGGGCAGATCTGGATTACTCCCGCCCGGGTGGATAAAGGGAGCCTGCGGCGGACCGACATGGTTTGTGTGCGGCCCGGCGGCGAATCAATCGGTCTGCATCCGCCGTCGTCCGAATTGCCTTTTCATCAGGCGATCTACGCCGCGCGACCGGACTTGCGGGCAATTGTTCACGCCCATCCCACGTCCCTGGTCGCGTTTAGCATGACCCGCCAAACGCCGGACACGCGGTTGTTTCCCCAGGCGCATCAGGTCTGTGGCCAGCCTGGCTTTGCTCCGTATGGCTTGCCGGGGAGTCGGCAACTGGGCCAAAACATCGCGCACGCATTTATGACCGCGACCGCCGATCAGACGCTGCCTACTTGCGTCGTGTTAGAAAATCATGGCGTGGTCGTGGGTGGCAGTACCCTGGCGCAAGCGTTTGAACGATTTGAGGCGTTGGAGTTCGCGGCCAAGACGATCATTCAGGCCCGCCAACTGGGTACGATGCATCATTTAACGGCGACCCAACTGGCGGAGTCCGCGGCGCGACGAAGCGACTTTTGCCCGGCGAATTTTCCACCTCCCGGCGCGGAGGAGTTGGAATTGCGGCGGGAGTTGTGTGAATTTACGCGGCGCGGAGTGCGGCAACGACTGCTCATTAGCACGGAAGGGAGCTTTTCGGCGCGATTGGATGAAGAACGCTTTGTCATCACTCCTTCGCAGCGCGACCGATATGAGTTGCAGCCCGCGGATTTAGTGCTAGTGCGCGGAAACACCGCCGCGGCGGGACAATATCCCAGCCGCGCTAGCCGACTGCATCAAAGTATTTATCGCCAGCATGCGGAGGTGCGGGCCATCGTGCTGGCCCATCCCGTGCATGCGACGGCTTATTCGGTCACCCATGAAGCGCTAGATGCGCGGACCATCCCGGAAAGCTATATTTTTTTGCGGGATGTGCGGCGCATTGCCTATGGGCCGCACTTTGGAGCGGGGACCGCGGTGGCCGAAGTGGTTGGCCCTCAACAGCCCGCGGCGATTATCGACAATGATGGCGTTCTAGTGCTAGGCAAGAGTGTGTTGGATGCGTTTGACCGGCTGGAAGTCTTGGAAACCACCGCCGAGGCCCTGATTCATAGCCGCGCGCTGGGCCCGGTCACGGTCATGGGTGACACGGTGATCGAGGAATTGCGGCGGGTGTTTTTAGGTGGGTAA
- a CDS encoding glycine--tRNA ligase gives MDKLVSLCKRRGFIFQSSEIYGGLNGFWDYGPLGVELKRNIKEAWWRDMVSGHDELTAPPGAPEPFDMCGLDCSIIMHPQVWKCSGHYDLFHDFMVDCTESKKRYRHDHIRGRWVRYADKRIFVTTMAEPEKEAEELQQKALKFFNLRNKDAGELQWEGDVVRYSQLQAAKSDVLGVDAKTLGTLTDPREFNLMFKTFIGALGGEDDVAFLRPETAQGIFVNFKNVIDSSRVRVPVGIAQIGKSFRNEITPRNFTFRSREFEQMEIEFFCHPNSSREWYQYWRDRRFQWYLDLGLSPERLQMREHHTDELSHYSCGTADIEYAFPFLAPGEFGELEGIAHRGDFDLRSHMEGKLDPNSKPELKVEPGPDGKPKHRGSGKDLSYRDDLTNERFIPHVIEPSAGADRGTLAFLCEAYHEDQAPDEKGEMQTRVVMKFHPRLAPIKAAVFPLVKKDGMPEIAQAIYRGLKKQMVAFYDEKGAVGRRYRRQDEAGTPYCITVDGQTLTDNTVTIRDRDSLEQWRVKADDVVDEIRRRVSQ, from the coding sequence ATGGACAAGCTGGTTTCGCTGTGCAAACGCCGGGGGTTTATCTTTCAATCCAGCGAAATCTATGGTGGCCTGAACGGATTTTGGGATTACGGCCCCTTGGGCGTGGAGCTCAAGCGAAACATTAAGGAAGCATGGTGGCGGGACATGGTTAGCGGCCATGACGAGTTGACCGCCCCCCCCGGCGCGCCCGAACCGTTTGACATGTGCGGCCTGGATTGTTCGATCATCATGCATCCGCAGGTTTGGAAGTGTTCGGGGCATTATGATCTGTTTCATGACTTTATGGTCGATTGCACAGAGTCTAAAAAGCGCTATCGCCACGACCATATCCGCGGGCGCTGGGTCCGTTATGCAGATAAGCGCATCTTTGTCACGACCATGGCCGAGCCGGAAAAAGAGGCCGAGGAATTGCAGCAAAAAGCCCTCAAATTTTTTAATCTGCGAAATAAAGACGCCGGCGAGTTGCAGTGGGAAGGGGATGTCGTGCGGTACTCTCAGTTGCAGGCCGCCAAGAGCGACGTCCTGGGCGTGGATGCCAAGACACTCGGCACCTTGACCGACCCGCGCGAATTTAACCTGATGTTCAAGACATTCATCGGCGCCCTGGGGGGTGAGGACGACGTGGCCTTTCTGCGTCCCGAAACCGCGCAAGGGATTTTCGTCAATTTTAAGAACGTGATTGATAGCTCGCGGGTGCGCGTGCCGGTGGGTATCGCGCAAATCGGCAAAAGCTTTCGCAACGAGATTACTCCGCGAAATTTTACATTTCGCTCGCGCGAGTTTGAGCAGATGGAGATCGAGTTTTTTTGCCATCCCAACTCCTCGCGCGAATGGTACCAATACTGGCGGGATCGCCGGTTTCAGTGGTATTTGGATTTGGGATTGTCGCCCGAGCGACTGCAAATGCGCGAGCATCACACGGATGAACTAAGCCATTATTCCTGCGGAACGGCGGACATTGAATACGCGTTTCCATTTTTGGCCCCGGGGGAATTTGGCGAGTTGGAGGGGATCGCCCATCGGGGAGACTTTGACCTGCGCAGCCACATGGAGGGGAAGCTCGATCCCAACTCTAAACCGGAATTAAAGGTCGAGCCAGGTCCCGACGGCAAGCCCAAACATCGCGGCAGCGGCAAGGACCTGAGCTATCGCGATGATCTGACGAATGAACGGTTCATACCGCATGTGATTGAACCATCCGCTGGGGCGGACCGCGGCACATTGGCGTTTTTATGCGAGGCCTATCACGAGGATCAGGCCCCGGACGAAAAAGGAGAAATGCAAACCCGCGTGGTGATGAAGTTTCATCCCCGCCTGGCTCCGATCAAAGCGGCGGTATTCCCCCTGGTCAAAAAAGACGGCATGCCGGAGATCGCGCAGGCCATCTATCGCGGGCTAAAAAAACAGATGGTCGCCTTTTATGACGAAAAGGGGGCGGTGGGCCGCCGCTATCGCCGCCAGGACGAAGCTGGCACGCCGTACTGCATCACGGTGGATGGCCAAACCCTCACGGATAACACCGTGACCATTCGCGACCGCGATTCCCTGGAACAATGGCGTGTCAAGGCCGACGACGTGGTTGACGAAATTCGCCGCCGGGTCAGCCAGTGA
- a CDS encoding DUF420 domain-containing protein gives MPGFLQYLFPTRASLMLDVVFLAMFLVVPTLAVSIQLAKRKQYTLHKITQTVLGAVLLVAVLAFEIDMRFYTQWRALAEPSPYYANGLVSQSLMLHLCFAVPTLVLWILVTARALMNYPNPPRPAAESKFHLFWGKVAGLGMVGTAVTGWLFYYLAFVA, from the coding sequence ATGCCCGGTTTTTTGCAATATTTGTTTCCCACCCGTGCATCATTGATGCTGGATGTGGTGTTTTTGGCTATGTTTTTAGTCGTGCCAACCCTGGCCGTCAGTATTCAACTGGCCAAGCGCAAACAATACACCCTGCACAAAATTACCCAAACCGTTTTAGGGGCGGTGCTGCTGGTGGCGGTTTTGGCGTTTGAGATTGATATGCGATTTTACACCCAATGGCGGGCCTTGGCCGAGCCGTCCCCTTACTACGCCAATGGGTTGGTCAGCCAAAGTTTAATGTTGCATCTGTGCTTTGCGGTCCCCACGCTTGTATTATGGATTTTGGTAACTGCGCGGGCGTTAATGAATTATCCCAATCCCCCCCGCCCCGCCGCCGAAAGCAAATTTCATTTATTTTGGGGGAAAGTCGCGGGCCTGGGCATGGTGGGGACGGCCGTGACGGGCTGGTTGTTTTATTATTTGGCGTTTGTGGCGTGA
- a CDS encoding uracil-DNA glycosylase family protein, whose product MPTDIINMQTALLQLVQSWERAGLQDLMRPREQAVRDMLQTLQVMGVAEAESLALVQSHKSADKAVSPRIKDDPAVPPPAIKKPAAPPASGPGRAITGVPAPQSNPAMMPLPASPVMAKPTFPPANNLGKLEIPPLKPPFTAISAENMSTQPTLKNNPITEVVPAAERPMRLEVIAREVAGCPRCAELASTRTQTVFHDGSCTAELCLVGEAPGADEDETGVPFVGRAGQLLTKIIEACQLTREQVYICNVLKCRPPGNRPPEAVEVANCRGYLERQLEIVHPRVIVCLGTTAAQCLLNSQISIGKLRKKWHDYRGIPLYCTYHPSYLLRNPAAKKDVWEDMKVVMARLGVEL is encoded by the coding sequence ATGCCCACGGATATAATCAATATGCAAACCGCCCTGCTGCAATTAGTGCAAAGTTGGGAGCGGGCCGGCCTGCAGGATCTGATGCGTCCGCGGGAACAAGCGGTACGTGATATGCTGCAAACCTTGCAAGTCATGGGTGTCGCCGAAGCAGAATCATTAGCGCTGGTTCAGTCGCATAAAAGTGCGGATAAGGCGGTTTCCCCACGAATAAAAGATGATCCGGCGGTTCCCCCCCCCGCTATAAAAAAACCGGCCGCGCCCCCCGCGTCAGGCCCGGGTCGTGCTATCACTGGGGTACCGGCTCCGCAGTCTAATCCAGCCATGATGCCCCTCCCGGCTAGCCCAGTTATGGCGAAGCCAACATTCCCTCCCGCTAACAATTTGGGCAAGCTGGAAATTCCCCCCCTAAAACCACCGTTTACCGCGATTTCGGCGGAAAATATGTCAACCCAACCAACCTTAAAAAATAATCCCATAACCGAGGTGGTCCCCGCGGCAGAGCGGCCCATGCGGCTGGAAGTGATTGCCCGGGAAGTCGCTGGCTGCCCGCGCTGCGCCGAGTTAGCCAGCACCCGGACGCAGACGGTGTTTCACGACGGAAGTTGCACGGCGGAGCTGTGCCTGGTGGGGGAAGCCCCCGGCGCGGACGAGGACGAGACCGGCGTGCCGTTTGTGGGTCGGGCAGGGCAGTTGCTGACCAAGATTATCGAGGCATGCCAATTGACGCGGGAGCAGGTTTACATTTGCAATGTGCTCAAATGCAGGCCACCGGGAAATCGTCCCCCGGAAGCGGTGGAAGTGGCCAATTGCCGCGGCTACCTGGAACGGCAGTTAGAGATTGTGCACCCGCGGGTGATTGTTTGTTTGGGAACGACCGCGGCACAGTGCCTGTTGAATAGCCAGATCTCGATTGGCAAACTGCGCAAAAAGTGGCACGACTATCGCGGGATACCCCTGTACTGCACGTACCATCCCTCGTATTTGCTGCGTAACCCCGCCGCCAAGAAAGACGTGTGGGAAGATATGAAAGTCGTCATGGCGCGGTTGGGCGTGGAGTTGTAG
- a CDS encoding OsmC family protein: protein MSTTTVTYRGSLRTEARHHESGGTLLTDVPTEIGGTNSAPSPSDLLAAALGGCLLVTMAMLAEKRGINLTGATALVRKETSTDSPKRIISLQSVLTIPGGAQLTAEQREILAKAEKYCLVHNSLHPDISAPVEIIWA, encoded by the coding sequence ATGTCCACGACCACCGTTACTTATCGCGGATCCCTGCGGACCGAAGCGCGGCATCATGAAAGCGGCGGCACTCTGTTGACCGATGTCCCCACGGAAATTGGCGGCACAAACAGCGCCCCTTCCCCCAGCGACCTGCTGGCCGCGGCGCTTGGCGGGTGTTTGCTGGTCACGATGGCCATGCTGGCCGAAAAACGCGGGATCAACCTAACAGGGGCGACGGCGCTGGTACGGAAAGAAACTTCCACGGATTCGCCCAAACGGATCATCAGCCTACAATCTGTCTTGACCATACCCGGCGGGGCGCAACTGACCGCCGAACAGCGCGAAATCCTGGCCAAAGCGGAAAAATACTGCTTGGTGCATAATAGCCTCCACCCGGATATTTCTGCCCCGGTCGAAATTATTTGGGCGTAG
- a CDS encoding NAD(P)H-dependent oxidoreductase, with protein MSLMSPSALLEQLQWRYATKKFDPARQIPADVWHVLEQSLVLAPSSFGLQPWKFIVVTNPDIKEKLVAASWGQTQTRDASHTVVFAEKLEMRMEDVDRHLARHAAVRGTTIESLAGFRKIIEGFFSRPPAEFDVNHWSALQVYLALGQFMTAAAVVGVDTCPMEGIIPAQYDEILGLTGTGYTTNVVATAGYRAADDRYATLPKVRFETKDVVEYRL; from the coding sequence ATGTCGCTCATGTCTCCCTCCGCGCTGTTGGAACAACTGCAATGGCGCTACGCCACCAAAAAATTTGACCCCGCGCGTCAAATTCCCGCCGATGTCTGGCATGTGTTGGAACAGTCGCTGGTGCTGGCCCCCAGTTCGTTTGGCCTGCAACCGTGGAAGTTTATCGTGGTGACCAATCCCGACATCAAGGAAAAACTGGTCGCCGCCAGTTGGGGTCAAACCCAAACCCGCGACGCCAGTCATACCGTGGTCTTTGCCGAAAAGCTGGAAATGCGGATGGAAGACGTGGATCGCCACCTGGCCCGGCATGCGGCCGTGCGGGGGACCACCATCGAATCGCTGGCTGGATTTCGCAAAATTATCGAGGGCTTTTTTAGCCGCCCCCCCGCGGAATTTGACGTGAATCACTGGTCCGCCCTGCAGGTCTATCTGGCGCTGGGACAGTTTATGACCGCCGCGGCGGTGGTGGGGGTCGATACCTGCCCGATGGAGGGGATCATTCCCGCCCAATATGACGAAATCCTGGGCCTGACCGGGACGGGCTATACCACAAATGTGGTGGCGACGGCTGGGTACCGCGCGGCGGACGACAGATACGCGACGCTGCCGAAGGTGCGGTTTGAGACGAAGGATGTGGTGGAGTACCGGCTGTAG
- a CDS encoding SRPBCC family protein, whose product MEFTSTVDIVASVERVWACLTEPDLQRQWRTQIVAQRDIDPGPPMPGSRFEIDLRERGRLITSPGEYLVVDPPRELRLRLDYQGKFPLPIEVAYTLRRNGYRTNLEYRQLVDYSLFSTMLRWFVWVYSPLTRWQLQRVMRQSWDKLRQVAEGGKGAG is encoded by the coding sequence ATGGAATTTACCTCCACTGTGGATATCGTCGCTTCGGTCGAACGCGTCTGGGCGTGTCTGACCGAGCCGGATCTTCAACGCCAATGGAGGACGCAAATCGTGGCACAGCGGGACATAGATCCTGGACCCCCCATGCCGGGTTCAAGGTTTGAAATCGATCTGCGGGAAAGGGGGCGGCTGATCACCAGTCCGGGAGAATATCTGGTGGTTGATCCACCGCGCGAGTTACGCTTGCGTCTGGATTACCAAGGGAAATTTCCCCTCCCCATCGAAGTCGCCTACACGCTGCGGCGCAATGGTTATCGCACTAACCTGGAATACCGGCAACTCGTCGATTATTCGCTCTTTTCGACGATGCTGCGCTGGTTCGTGTGGGTGTACTCCCCCTTAACGCGCTGGCAACTGCAACGCGTCATGCGACAATCCTGGGACAAGCTGCGCCAAGTAGCCGAAGGGGGAAAGGGGGCGGGATGA
- a CDS encoding serine/threonine-protein kinase yields the protein MASSPLVQTPPPLDRTLDATAGDLPRGYLGGAVSLGPGGTSDPSSQNIQRPIPIQLVEGSKPGLSSELTTLLRDRLRSAALVLCTGFTLFFIRNFFIYGLDQWDALLLWGINGMVAAVLAVCAFSLCRKCAHSLGKLRMMELAIFGLPALFFLLYNVLYINRWQATQDPAYAQNPIAPWFLLVFNYAIFIPNTWRRAAVVIGVMVSVPILLFGSVTLLSVCIGKNCPVNNIDTFSGNVLQLLLVAGTGIFGVATINSLRAEVYEAKQLGQYKLKRLIGSGGMGEVYLAEHQLMKRPVALKLIRPGKTHDPQALLRFEREVRATAKLSHWNSIEIFDYGRTDDGTFYYVMEYLPGMNLADMVERYGPLPPERVVYLIQQVCEALGEAHELGLIHRDLKPGNIFSAHRGGVYDVAKLLDFGLAKPLMNKEDNLELTVQGAITGSPLYMSPEQATGESEPDARSDIYSLGAVMYYLLTGRSPFQADNPIKVLLAHASQPVVPPSKHRPELPAELEAIVLRCLEKSPQDRYGSTRELWQALVGLDLNRRWSRDAAERWWQAHCATHTDTACQEARQIAESAI from the coding sequence ATGGCAAGTTCCCCCCTGGTACAGACTCCCCCTCCCCTGGATCGGACATTGGACGCAACCGCCGGGGACTTGCCACGGGGTTACCTAGGTGGCGCCGTGAGCCTGGGACCAGGGGGTACATCCGATCCATCCAGCCAAAATATTCAAAGGCCCATCCCCATCCAATTAGTAGAGGGTAGCAAGCCGGGGCTTAGCAGCGAGCTAACCACCCTCTTGCGGGACCGCTTGCGCAGCGCGGCTCTGGTGTTATGCACGGGCTTTACGCTGTTTTTTATTCGTAATTTCTTTATTTATGGGCTGGATCAATGGGACGCGCTCTTGCTGTGGGGGATCAACGGCATGGTGGCGGCGGTGCTGGCGGTGTGCGCGTTTAGTTTATGCCGCAAATGCGCGCACAGCCTGGGCAAGCTGCGGATGATGGAACTGGCGATCTTTGGCCTGCCCGCCTTGTTTTTTCTGTTATATAACGTGTTGTATATCAATCGCTGGCAAGCGACGCAGGATCCCGCTTACGCCCAAAATCCGATCGCGCCGTGGTTTTTGCTGGTTTTTAATTATGCAATCTTTATTCCCAATACATGGCGGCGGGCGGCGGTGGTGATTGGCGTCATGGTCAGCGTCCCGATCTTGTTATTTGGCTCTGTCACGTTGCTTTCCGTGTGCATTGGCAAAAACTGCCCGGTTAATAATATCGATACTTTTAGCGGAAACGTTCTGCAATTATTGCTGGTCGCTGGGACCGGCATTTTTGGCGTCGCCACGATCAACTCCCTTCGCGCCGAAGTTTACGAGGCCAAACAACTGGGTCAGTACAAACTCAAACGCTTGATCGGTTCGGGGGGCATGGGAGAGGTCTACCTGGCCGAACATCAACTCATGAAGCGCCCCGTCGCCTTAAAGCTCATCCGTCCCGGCAAAACCCATGATCCCCAGGCGCTGCTTCGTTTTGAACGGGAAGTACGGGCCACGGCCAAACTTTCCCATTGGAATTCGATCGAAATTTTTGACTATGGCCGCACGGATGACGGCACGTTTTATTACGTCATGGAATACCTGCCGGGGATGAACCTGGCCGATATGGTTGAACGCTACGGACCCTTGCCGCCGGAACGGGTCGTGTATCTAATCCAGCAGGTCTGCGAGGCCCTGGGCGAAGCGCACGAGCTGGGCCTGATTCACCGCGACTTAAAGCCGGGAAATATTTTTTCGGCCCATCGCGGGGGTGTCTATGACGTGGCCAAGCTGCTGGACTTTGGCTTGGCCAAGCCGCTCATGAACAAGGAAGATAACCTGGAACTGACGGTACAGGGGGCTATAACCGGTTCGCCCCTATATATGTCCCCCGAACAAGCCACGGGCGAGTCCGAGCCGGACGCCCGTAGCGATATTTACTCGCTGGGGGCGGTGATGTACTACTTACTGACGGGGCGTTCCCCGTTCCAGGCGGATAACCCTATTAAGGTGCTCCTGGCCCATGCCAGCCAACCGGTGGTTCCACCCAGCAAACATCGCCCGGAATTACCCGCGGAATTGGAAGCAATCGTACTGCGATGTTTAGAAAAATCCCCTCAGGACCGCTATGGCAGTACCCGGGAGTTGTGGCAGGCGCTGGTGGGGTTGGACCTGAATCGCCGTTGGAGCCGCGATGCGGCCGAGCGCTGGTGGCAGGCCCACTGCGCCACGCATACCGACACGGCGTGCCAAGAGGCGCGGCAAATCGCGGAATCGGCGATCTAG